The stretch of DNA CCGCAGTTTCCGGCAGCGAACAGAATATCGGCACCCGCCCGTTCCAGATTACCAACCAGCAGATTGAACGGGTGATTTGGGTTGTCGCTGTAGTTACCCGGATGCCCTACCGGAAAATCCCACGAAGGCCGAAACATACCCCAGCTATTGTTGACTACCATCGACTGGAACCGTCGGCGCGGATTGCGCATGATGGTCAGCAGGTGATTAAACGCCCGCACCGCATCGGAGAGTAGTCCCTCCATAACGGTGCCGCCCGGCGCGTTTGACTGAAGCAGAGCAATGTCGGCCAGTGTACAGTTTGGTGCGGCAATCAGCACGTCGTAAGCACACATGGTGCCGTGCCCAACCGCTAAGCTACCGGGTGTCAGACCGGCACGGGGCACCCAACTCGATGCGGCATCGAACACTGGCGTTTTGCCCCGTGAGCGCAGATGGTCAAGGTTTATGCCCGTATCGACAATGGCAACCAGTACGCCGGTGCCATCCATGCCAACGGGGCGCATCCGACTCGTACATAGCAACCGCTCCACGTCGGCGTCGGTGCCAACGGGTCCTGTTGGACAAACAGCGAACGGTTCGATAACCGGGTCGGCGTAAATGGCTTTGACTTTCGGGCTTTTCAGCACCTTCTCGTAGTCGTCGGCATCTATCTCGCCCCGAACCAGGTAGGTCGAATCGGCGGAATTATCGCTCAGCACGAACGAACGCGGGTCAAGAATGGAGTCGGCGGTGGGCGTATCAAGGCGACCAACCAGCTCGACGGGCGGGAAGCTCGTATCTAACGTAAGCCCGGCCACATTCACCTTAACACTGTCGGCAAGCCCTACCGATTCGTCGGTAACAGCCATACCGGCATTTTCAGCCAGGGTTTCAGACGGAGCCAATTCTACAATTACCCTCATGTTTGCCATAGTAACTAAAGTTTAACGGTTTAGGAATCAACCATTAGTCGCAACGGCAGCGAGTTGGGCGAACAGGTAATCAAACAAAAAACCCGGCTCAGTCTACAAGCCGGGTTTTTTAATAGAGGGTTCAGAACTTATTGCAGATTAGCGTCTTCGCGGCTATTGAAGGTATCGCCCTGATTGAGGTCGCCGGTTTTCAGCCCTTTCGAGAACCAGTACATGCGCTGGGCGGAAGTGCCGTGGGTAAACCCATCGGGTACTACATACCCCTGCGTTTCTTTCTGAATGCGGTCGTCGCCAATGGCATTGGCTGCTGTCAGAGCCTCCTCAACGTCGCCCGGTTCAAATGTAAACGTTTTGCCCTGTGCATGGTGCGCCCATACGCCCGCCAGATAGTCGGCTTGAAGTTCGAGCCGCACCGACATCCGGTTGGCCTGCCGTTCGTTCATTTGCTGCTGTGCCGAATGAACTTTGTCCATAATACCCAGTTCATCCTGCAAGTAGTGGCCCACTTCGTGAGCAATGACGTAGGCCATCGCAAAGTCGCCCGGTGCCTGAAACCGACGAGCCAGATCATCATAGAACGACAGGTCGATGTACAGTTTCTTATCGCCGGGGCAATAAAATGGTCCCGATGCTGCCGACGCGGCCCCGCAACCGGAGCGGGTTTGCCCCCGAAAAAATACCAGCGTTGGCGGGCGGTATTGCATCCCTTCTTTCGCCAGAATCTGTGTCCAGGCGTCTTCTGTGCTTGCCAACACTTTGCGCGTAAATGAGGCTGCGGCATCGTCGGGTTGCGGCCCGGTGCGGGCACCCGGCATGGTAGGGCTTTGGGTTTGCTGCTGACTGCTGTTGAGCAGGTCCGACGGGTCGCCACCCAATAGTGTGACAATAATGGCAATCACAATGGTGCCAATGCCGCCCCCCACAAGCAGCCCGCCACCCCCGCCACTGCCCCGGCGGTCTTCTACATTGCCGCTTTCGCGACCTCCTAACCAACGCATGGTCTGTATCTGTTAATACTGATGGATAATCAATTGGTCCCGAAAGAACGTAAAACGAATGCTATCATCCAACGCCGAACGGCCGTTAACTTTATTATCTGACAAGTTCATTGTTCTGTTCAGCCGCCTGGTCGGTCAACGTCGTAAGAAACGACTCCGACAGGGCGGTTTCGCTGTCGCGCCCATATGCCCGCTGTTCGCCAATGCCGCCCGGCGCGGGTAGCTGCGTATTGACCAGTGCGGTCAGTTCGCCGATCAGGTTCGGGGCAATTCCTTCGAGAGCCGCGCCGAGTTTGGCCGGGAACGATATAATTCGTTCGGCTTCTCCGTACCGGCAGGCGTCGATAACCTCGCGGGCGCAGTCGGTCGAATCGATGGTCAGGAGCGGCAACGAGTCCCCGATTTTGAAAACCGTGTATTCTTTTTCGTTTTGCCCTTTGTAAATAGCATTACGCGGGCTGCCGGTGCGGATGAGGCCGGGGCAAATGGTGGTAACATAAACATTGTCTTTCAACAGTTCAGCCCGAATACCTTCCGAATAGCCAACGAGCGCGAATTTGCTGGTCGAGTACGATACCAAATGCGGCACGGCCACCTTGCCGCCAAACGACGCAATATTGACGATGCGCCCCGATTTGCGACCCCACATCTGCGGCAACACGGCGTTAATCATGTGGAAAGCAGCCCAGAAATTTATGTCCATCGCTTCGCGGAAATCGGCCTCCGTAGCGTGTTCGTAGGGCGATACAATGATGACCCCCGCATTATTAATCAGCACGTCGACCGGGCCGAGTGTTTGCCGGACGTTCTCAACAAACCGTTCTATTTGTGTCTTATCGGTCAGGTCGCAGGCTTCGGTGTATACGTCGATGCCATACTGCCTCAGTTCGGAGGCCGCCCGATCCAGTTCTTCAGCGTCGCGGGCGCAGATGGCTACGTTTGCGCCTTCGCGGGCCAGCAGCCGGGCCATTTCAAGTCCCAGCCCACGCGAGCCGCCCGTGATTATGACGGTTTTTTCGTTGAAGTCAATTCGGCGTTTTTGCGCTAAAAAGGCTTTGGTGAGCGTCCAGGCACCTATACCCGCCAATGTCCAGAGCAGGGTTTTTGTTTGTGTCGAAGCCATCGTTTTTCATGTACGTTGATGGCGGGTAAACATGCAGACAGGGGCAAAAGTTAGCGATTTTGAGCCAGTGGTGTTTCGAGTACGTCGCGAATAGCCTGGGCTTTCAGCAAACACTCATGCCACTCCTCTTCGGGGTCGGCATCGTAGGTGATGGCACTGCCCACCGAAAACGACGTATACCGGGTTTGGGCATTGTATAACAGCGACCGGATCACCACACTAAAATCGAAATCGTTGTCGGGCGTAATATAGCCAATGGCTCCTGAGTACACGCCCCGGCGGCTTACCTCCAGTTCATCGATGCGTTCCATCGCCCGAATTTTGGGTGCGCCGGTCATGCTGCCCATCGGAAAGGCATGGCGAATGGCATCGGCCCACGAAACGCGCTCGCGCAATGTTGCCGACACGGTTGAAATCATCTGGTACACCTGCCGAAAGCCGTAAATACCGAACAATTCATCGACGCGCACCGACCCGGTTTCGGCACTTCGGGCGAGGTCATTGCGCACGAGGTCAACAATCATCAGGTTTTCGGCCCGCTCTTTTTCCGATGCCAGCAATTGCCTTCGCAGGCTTTGGTCTTCGGCAGGCGATTGACCGCGCCGGATAGTGCCTTTAATGGGCTGCGAAATCAGCCGACGGCCATCTTTCTTCAAAAACCGCTCCGGCGATGCGCCCAGCACATAGCGATCACCCAGCTTCAGGAAACTCGAAAACGGCATTGGCGACCGCTCGGTCAGGGCGCGGTAGGTTGTCAGCGGGTCGAGCAGGGCGTCTTCGCGGAAAAATTCGATGCAGTAATTAAGTTCATACACATCGCCTTCACGAATAAGTTGCTGCACCCGGCGCACATTGGCCTGGTATTCGTCGGGCGAAACGCGGCAACGGATGGGAGGTAGGGGGTGAGGGGTAAGGTATAGGGGGTAAGGGGTGGAGGGGTGTGTGCGGATGGTTTGGAGCAGGGCGTCGGCACTGCCTTCGCCGGTTATGAAAACTGTATCGCCCTGAAAATCAAGAACCCATTCAGGTTCTACGAAATACGCGTCTGGGAAGCCCAGCCGGTCGGGATTGCGGCTATGCAGGTCTTCAACCTGATTTTTCAGGTCATAGCCAAAATAGCCCACCCAATGCGAAGGCCGTACCTGTTGCGCGTCGGCTAACGCCTTGAAAAAATCAACCTCACGCTGCGCCCTCTGCGTATTACTCTGCTTCTCTGCGTTTAAACAAACGACCCGTTTCGCTCCGACATAGAGCCGGTTCGGAAACGGGTCATTTGGATAGGCAATACCGTTGTTGTTTAAAAAAGCGACAAACTGCCCCGGCTGCGTTACGGCCCAGGCCAATGCCTGCCAGCGAAACTCGTCATTCACAATCAATTGCGCTGGCACGATAGATGATTACGAATGAGCCTGAATAACTAACTAACCACGAACCAGTTGCACGTCGATGGCAATATCTTTCCCTTCGGTATTCTGACCAATCGTAAATTCAACTTCATCTCCTTCGCGGAGTTCGTTGAAGTCGGTATCGATCAGGCTGGTATAATGGAAAAACAGGTTGTTGGGCGGGAAATTCACGAAACCGTAGCCCGACTTGAGGCTGCGGATAGTGCTGATTTTACGACCTTCGGGATCATCGTCCACATCAGAAACATTGTAGTTGGGTTCGTCGCCCTGCGGCCCGTAGTTGCCGTAGCTATTATAGTTTCCGTTGGTGTAGTTATTGCTAAAGCTATTAGTATACCCCCCATTTGTGTTGCTGGGAGCCGCCGTAAACGTAGGCCGAACCTGTTGTTTTACAAACAGATTTTGAATGACAGGGTCGTTTTTACGGCTACGGCTGTCAATTTCCTGGTGCATAGCTACCGGATACGACACTTCTTCGATCAAATCCTGCGAGGTGCGCGTCACCTGTTTCTCACCCTGCTCATTCTCGAACTCAAAATCCCAGCTAAGTACCATAACGCGGGAGCCGAGCGTGTTTAGTTTGCGAATCAGCGGCACATAGTCGCCATCCGACGTAATCAGCACCACCACGTCGAACTGCTTATACTGCGCCAGTTCAAACGCTTCGAGGGCCAGCCATACATCGATACCTTTCTCCTGCCGGTAGCCCTGATACGTTTTTACGGGCAGGTAATGCGTTACCACACCCTCCGACATCAGAATATCGTCGAAAAGCCGGTCGTAGAAAAGCTGATTGCCGCGCTGATTAGCTTCGTGCGCGTTGAGCCGCCCCCGGAAGTAGTGCGCATCGACAATCTGGCATAACCGATCACTAACCCCCTCTTCTTCAGCTACTTGCTTCCGAATAAAGGCGTGTAATCCTGAGATACTGATACGGCTGCGTCGCTCGTGCGAGTAGTTGTAATAATTGCTTACGTGTAAGAAATAGTTACCGTCATAAAACACCCCAATGCGGGTAAGTTTCGATGATACTGCTGCCATGTGTTAATTGTAGTTTTTAACTTGTTTATGCACTGTATGATTGTGAGGCAATCGTAATGGGTTCCTGAACACTGTTTCCTGTCATCTATGAATACTACTACCGAAGCATCTTCTTACTTTTCTACT from Spirosoma montaniterrae encodes:
- a CDS encoding anthranilate synthase component I family protein, which encodes MPAQLIVNDEFRWQALAWAVTQPGQFVAFLNNNGIAYPNDPFPNRLYVGAKRVVCLNAEKQSNTQRAQREVDFFKALADAQQVRPSHWVGYFGYDLKNQVEDLHSRNPDRLGFPDAYFVEPEWVLDFQGDTVFITGEGSADALLQTIRTHPSTPYPLYLTPHPLPPIRCRVSPDEYQANVRRVQQLIREGDVYELNYCIEFFREDALLDPLTTYRALTERSPMPFSSFLKLGDRYVLGASPERFLKKDGRRLISQPIKGTIRRGQSPAEDQSLRRQLLASEKERAENLMIVDLVRNDLARSAETGSVRVDELFGIYGFRQVYQMISTVSATLRERVSWADAIRHAFPMGSMTGAPKIRAMERIDELEVSRRGVYSGAIGYITPDNDFDFSVVIRSLLYNAQTRYTSFSVGSAITYDADPEEEWHECLLKAQAIRDVLETPLAQNR
- a CDS encoding neutral zinc metallopeptidase, which translates into the protein MRWLGGRESGNVEDRRGSGGGGGLLVGGGIGTIVIAIIVTLLGGDPSDLLNSSQQQTQSPTMPGARTGPQPDDAAASFTRKVLASTEDAWTQILAKEGMQYRPPTLVFFRGQTRSGCGAASAASGPFYCPGDKKLYIDLSFYDDLARRFQAPGDFAMAYVIAHEVGHYLQDELGIMDKVHSAQQQMNERQANRMSVRLELQADYLAGVWAHHAQGKTFTFEPGDVEEALTAANAIGDDRIQKETQGYVVPDGFTHGTSAQRMYWFSKGLKTGDLNQGDTFNSREDANLQ
- a CDS encoding SDR family NAD(P)-dependent oxidoreductase, encoding MASTQTKTLLWTLAGIGAWTLTKAFLAQKRRIDFNEKTVIITGGSRGLGLEMARLLAREGANVAICARDAEELDRAASELRQYGIDVYTEACDLTDKTQIERFVENVRQTLGPVDVLINNAGVIIVSPYEHATEADFREAMDINFWAAFHMINAVLPQMWGRKSGRIVNIASFGGKVAVPHLVSYSTSKFALVGYSEGIRAELLKDNVYVTTICPGLIRTGSPRNAIYKGQNEKEYTVFKIGDSLPLLTIDSTDCAREVIDACRYGEAERIISFPAKLGAALEGIAPNLIGELTALVNTQLPAPGGIGEQRAYGRDSETALSESFLTTLTDQAAEQNNELVR
- a CDS encoding S8 family serine peptidase, which produces MANMRVIVELAPSETLAENAGMAVTDESVGLADSVKVNVAGLTLDTSFPPVELVGRLDTPTADSILDPRSFVLSDNSADSTYLVRGEIDADDYEKVLKSPKVKAIYADPVIEPFAVCPTGPVGTDADVERLLCTSRMRPVGMDGTGVLVAIVDTGINLDHLRSRGKTPVFDAASSWVPRAGLTPGSLAVGHGTMCAYDVLIAAPNCTLADIALLQSNAPGGTVMEGLLSDAVRAFNHLLTIMRNPRRRFQSMVVNNSWGMFRPSWDFPVGHPGNYSDNPNHPFNLLVGNLERAGADILFAAGNCGSDCPDGRCREPGGAVFTNRIYGANSHPAVLSVAGVTIDSVRIGYSTKGPGCLTHNKPDLAGFTHFRGSGVYSADGGTSAACPVVAGVVAAVRSVRPYDATNPVTAPAAIRTLMTTTATDVTPSGYDLETGFGIVGGCRLIDRLFPLRVPVDFCRRFPNLCGRWRWPVPNPFPNPFPWPGPFPGPQPGPFPGPQPGPGPRPGPFSAQTDDGGYGDTDDSQLEGLLMQAYYQGLMASGQYPAMAHSEPQPRKKCNCGCTD
- a CDS encoding NYN domain-containing protein; this translates as MAAVSSKLTRIGVFYDGNYFLHVSNYYNYSHERRSRISISGLHAFIRKQVAEEEGVSDRLCQIVDAHYFRGRLNAHEANQRGNQLFYDRLFDDILMSEGVVTHYLPVKTYQGYRQEKGIDVWLALEAFELAQYKQFDVVVLITSDGDYVPLIRKLNTLGSRVMVLSWDFEFENEQGEKQVTRTSQDLIEEVSYPVAMHQEIDSRSRKNDPVIQNLFVKQQVRPTFTAAPSNTNGGYTNSFSNNYTNGNYNSYGNYGPQGDEPNYNVSDVDDDPEGRKISTIRSLKSGYGFVNFPPNNLFFHYTSLIDTDFNELREGDEVEFTIGQNTEGKDIAIDVQLVRG